A genomic window from Camelina sativa cultivar DH55 chromosome 2, Cs, whole genome shotgun sequence includes:
- the LOC104748827 gene encoding protein HAPLESS 2, whose protein sequence is MVNAMVMACVITVILILGMFNEVEGIQILSKSKLEKCEKTSDSGNLNCTTKIVLNLAVPSGSSGGEASIVAEVVEVEDNSSSNMQTVRIPPVITVNKSAAYALYDLTYIRDVPYKPQEYHVTTRKCEPDAGPDIVQICERLRDEKGNVLEQTQPTCCPCGPQRRMPSSCGDIFDKMIKGKANTAHCLRFPGDWFHVFGIGQRSLGFSVRVELKTGTRVSEVIIGPENRTATANDNFLKVNLIGDFAGYTSIPTFEDFYLVIPRETAIAGQPGNLGANYSMWMLLERVRFTLDGLECNKIGVSYEAFNSQPNFCSSPYWSCLHNQLWNFHEADMNRINRHQLSYYGLEGRFERINQHPNAGPHSFSIGVTETINTNLMIELRADDIEYVFQRSPGKIINIVIPTFEALTQFGVAAVTIKNTGEVEASYSLTFDCSKGVAFVEEQFFIIKPKAVTTRSFKLYPTKDQAAKYICTAILKDSQFSEVDRAECQFSTTATVLDNGTQVTNPFQIPETYPKGFFESIRILWTKIINGLIDFITGDTCRNKCSSYFDFSCHIQYVCLSWMVMFGLLLALFPTTCVLLWLLHQKGLFDPFYDWWEDHFDLDHQRRLLSTRENALNRHHHHRHHNHRHGVKPHNHHRRTQQRHKHHRGDNDDVLQKMMLGRDHNDSHYYNQLHRVHKDSKQKHRRRAKHGIVLPRDVHVDRRRRQRLPS, encoded by the exons ATGGTTAACGCGATGGTGATGGCTTGTGTGATAACCGTAATCCTCATCCTCGGAATGTTTAACGAAGTCGAGGGGATCCAGATATTGTCGAAGTCAAAGCTAGAGAAGTGTGAGAAAACATCAGATTCTGGCAATCTCAATTGTACGACTAAGATTGTTTTAAACCTCGCTGTTCCAAGTGGATCT agtggAGGAGAGGCTTCGATTGTAGCGGAGGTCGTGGAGGTTGAAGATAATTCGAGTAGTAATATGCAAACCGTACGGATTCCACCGGTTATTACAGTGAACAAATCAGCAGCATATGCTCTCTATGATCTTACTTATATTAGG gATGTACCTTACAAACCTCAAGAGTATCACGTCACGACTCGTAAGTGTGAGCCTGATGCTGGACCAGATATTGTACAAATATGTGAGAG GTTACGGGATGAGAAGGGTAACGTTTTGGAGCAGACTCAGCCAACATGTTGTCCATGTGGACCGCAGCGAAGAATGCCTTCATCATGTGGAgatattt TTGATAAGATGATAAAAGGGAAAGCAAATACTGCGCATTGTCTTCGTTTTCCAGGTGACTG GTTTCATGTTTTCGGTATTGGACAGCGGTCACTAGGATTTAGTGTGCGAGTTGAGTTGAAGACAGGAACTAGAGTTTCA GAAGTGATCATTGGTCCTGAAAACAGAACAGCTACTGCAAATGATAATTTCCTTAAGGTTAATCTCATTGGAGACTTTGCTGGTTACACAAGTATTCCTACTTTCGAAGACTTCTATCTTGTTATCCCAAGAGAG ACGGCTATAGCAGGACAACCAGGGAACTTAGGCGCAAACTACTCAATGTGGATGCTTCTTGAGAGAGTTAGATTTACATTAGATGGCTTAGAATGTAATAAAATTGGTGTTAGCTATGAAGCTTTCAATAGCCAACCAAATTTCTGCTCTTCACCATATTGGAGTTGCTTGCATAATCAATTATGGAACTTTCATGAG GCAGATATGAACCGGATCAATAGACACCAGCTTTCTTATTATGGATTAGAAGGAAGATTTGAGAGGATCAATCAACATCCA AACGCGGGACCTCACTCGTTCTCCATCGGAGTCACAGAAACAATCAACACAAATCTTATGATAGAACTAAGAGCTGATGATATTGAATACGTTTTCCAgag GAGCCCTGGTAAGATCATAAATATCGTTATACCGACATTTGAGGCACTTACTCAATTCGGAGTTGCTGCAGTCACAATCAAGAATACTGGTGAAGTAGAAGCATCTTATAGCTTAACG TTCGATTGCTCCAAAGGTGTGGCTTTCGTTGAG GAGCaattctttattataaaaccaaaagctGTTACAACTCGGTCTTTTAAGTTGTATCCCACTAAAGATCAGGCTGCAAAATATATATGCACAG CTATACTCAAGGATTCTCAGTTCAGCGAAGTAGACAGAGCCGAGTGTCAGTTCAGCACAACGGCCACCGTACTCGACAATGGAACTCAG GTTACTAATCCATTTCAAATTCCAGAGACTTATCCTAAAGGTTTCTTTGAATCGATTAGGATACTGTGGACTAAAATCATCAACGGCTTAATCGATTTCATCACCGGAGATACTTGCAG AAACAAATGCTCAAGTTACTTCGACTTCAGTTGCCACATACAATACGTTTGCTTGAGCTGGATGGTTATGTTCGGCCTTCTCCTCGCTCTTTTTCCAACTA CTTGTGTGCTTCTTTGGCTCTTGCACCAAAAGGGACTCTTTGATCCATTCTACGACTGGTGGGAAGATCATTTCGACTTAGACCATCAACGTAGATTATTATCCACCAGAGAAAACGCCTTGAACCGACATCATCACCATCGCCATCACAACCATCGGCATGGTGTTAAACCCCATAATCACCATCGTAGGACACAACAGAGACACAAACACCATCGTGGCGACAACGACGACGTTTTGCAGAAGATGATGCTTGGACGTGACCACAACGACTCTCACTACTACAACCAACTTCACCGAGTACATAAAGATAGTAAGCAGAAGCATCGTAGGAGAGCCAAGCACGGGATCGTCCTGCCACGTGATGTGCACGTGGACAGACGGAGGAGACAAAGGCTACCGAGTTAA